The following are encoded together in the Serratia sp. UGAL515B_01 genome:
- the tssJ gene encoding type VI secretion system lipoprotein TssJ codes for MASKCLKKTMTCYQGRRHSVWVVLVALWLTACSSKPPPDNRAQSVHVTLQTAKDVNPNENGKPSPVRVTLYQLTLSDEFLASDFFGLSDGTEAKNQTHKSYDAIMVPGEKKEITLPVNQETTAIGVVTAYRDISAAEWRVFYIIPPRPETPWYSNWWSSNDAWQPNMLVRMEHLTTSIKIMD; via the coding sequence ATGGCGAGTAAATGCCTGAAAAAAACCATGACGTGTTACCAAGGCCGGCGGCATAGCGTGTGGGTGGTACTGGTTGCTCTGTGGTTAACCGCCTGCAGTTCAAAACCGCCTCCAGATAACCGTGCACAGAGCGTGCATGTGACATTACAAACCGCCAAGGACGTCAATCCTAATGAGAATGGCAAGCCGAGTCCGGTGCGCGTTACCCTCTATCAATTGACGTTAAGTGACGAATTCCTTGCTAGTGATTTTTTTGGTCTGAGTGATGGCACTGAGGCAAAAAACCAGACGCACAAGAGTTATGACGCCATCATGGTGCCCGGAGAAAAAAAAGAAATAACGCTACCGGTTAATCAAGAAACCACTGCCATTGGCGTGGTCACGGCGTACCGGGACATTTCGGCAGCAGAATGGCGAGTGTTTTATATTATTCCACCCAGGCCCGAAACGCCTTGGTACAGTAACTGGTGGTCAAGCAATGATGCCTGGCAGCCTAACATGTTGGTTCGTATGGAACATCTGACTACATCAATTAAAATAATGGATTAA
- a CDS encoding Hcp family type VI secretion system effector encodes MAQDMFIKIDGIEGESLDTTHKNEIQVLGWNWDVSQHSNMHSGSGGGSGKATVADFCFEHYMDKASPNLLSYCLSGKHIKNIQFVVRKAGGDPLEFLIIKFTDVIITRVAMAGSVQDETRPREEVRFSFTKMTQDYVMQNAEGHKSGVISASYDVKANLHG; translated from the coding sequence ATGGCACAAGATATGTTTATTAAGATCGACGGTATTGAAGGGGAGTCTTTAGATACCACTCATAAAAACGAAATCCAGGTACTGGGCTGGAATTGGGATGTGTCACAGCATTCTAACATGCACAGCGGCTCTGGCGGTGGTTCGGGTAAAGCGACCGTAGCGGATTTCTGTTTTGAACACTACATGGATAAAGCCAGCCCTAACCTGCTGAGCTACTGCCTGTCAGGCAAGCACATTAAAAACATCCAGTTCGTAGTGCGTAAAGCGGGTGGTGACCCTCTTGAGTTCCTGATCATCAAGTTCACCGATGTGATTATCACTCGTGTTGCGATGGCCGGTTCTGTCCAGGACGAAACCCGTCCACGTGAAGAAGTGCGTTTCTCCTTCACAAAAATGACACAAGATTACGTGATGCAGAATGCTGAAGGTCATAAATCTGGTGTGATTTCTGCCAGCTATGACGTGAAAGCCAACCTGCACGGCTAA
- the tssC gene encoding type VI secretion system contractile sheath large subunit produces the protein MSTSQTKVNQSPAAEVTRFDDFNSLLTKEFKAKSEQTKSAVEGAVKTLAEQALANSVTVSDDAYKSIASIIAEIDRKLSEQINLILHHSEYQALESAWRGLNHLVFNTETDEKLKLRFMDISKEELRRNMKRYKGIAWDQSPLFKKVYEEEYGQLGGEPYGCLVADYYFDHTAPDVDLLASIGKVAASAHVPFITGASPNVLQMDSWQELSNPRDLTKIFTQNLEYAAWNSLRQSEDSRYIGLAMPRFLARLPYGIKTNPVDAFHFEETTDGADHSKYAWANAAYAMAVNINRSFKEYGWCTLIRGVESGGVVEGLPCHTFPTDDGGVDMKCPTEIAISDRREAELAKNGFIPLVHRKNTDYAAFIGAQSLQKPAEYYDADATANANLSARLPYLFACSRFAHYLKCIVRDKIGTFKERDEMQRWLNDWVMNYVDGDPANSSLDIKARRPLAAAEVVVEDVEGNPGYYQAKFFLRPHFQLEGLTVSLRMVAKLPSVKDVA, from the coding sequence ATGTCTACATCGCAAACTAAGGTAAATCAGAGCCCGGCAGCGGAAGTTACCCGCTTTGACGACTTCAATTCTTTATTGACGAAAGAATTTAAAGCCAAATCAGAGCAGACTAAATCTGCCGTTGAAGGCGCAGTAAAAACGCTGGCAGAGCAGGCGTTGGCAAACAGCGTCACGGTCTCTGACGATGCGTATAAAAGCATTGCCTCGATCATTGCTGAAATTGATCGCAAACTGTCCGAACAGATTAACCTGATCCTGCATCACAGCGAGTATCAGGCGTTGGAGAGTGCCTGGCGTGGCCTGAATCACCTGGTCTTTAACACCGAGACAGATGAGAAGCTCAAACTGCGCTTTATGGACATCTCCAAGGAAGAACTGCGCCGCAACATGAAGCGCTACAAGGGGATCGCCTGGGATCAGAGCCCACTGTTCAAGAAAGTGTACGAAGAAGAGTATGGTCAACTGGGTGGTGAACCCTATGGCTGTCTGGTCGCGGACTACTACTTCGACCATACCGCGCCTGATGTGGATCTGTTGGCCTCTATCGGTAAAGTGGCCGCATCGGCCCACGTACCGTTCATTACTGGCGCATCACCGAATGTGCTGCAGATGGATTCATGGCAAGAGCTGTCCAATCCGCGTGACCTGACCAAAATCTTCACGCAGAACCTGGAATATGCAGCCTGGAACTCCCTGCGTCAGTCGGAAGATTCACGCTACATCGGTCTGGCCATGCCACGTTTCCTGGCACGCCTGCCATACGGTATCAAGACTAACCCAGTGGATGCCTTCCATTTCGAAGAGACCACTGATGGGGCAGATCACAGCAAATATGCCTGGGCTAACGCCGCTTACGCTATGGCCGTCAACATCAACCGCTCTTTCAAAGAGTACGGCTGGTGTACCCTGATCCGCGGTGTAGAAAGTGGTGGTGTGGTTGAAGGTTTGCCGTGCCATACCTTCCCAACCGACGATGGCGGCGTGGACATGAAGTGCCCGACCGAGATCGCCATTTCTGACCGTCGTGAAGCGGAGCTGGCGAAAAACGGTTTCATCCCGTTGGTACACCGTAAAAACACCGACTATGCTGCCTTCATCGGTGCACAGTCCTTGCAGAAGCCGGCAGAATATTACGATGCGGATGCAACGGCCAACGCCAATCTGTCAGCACGTCTGCCGTACCTGTTCGCCTGTTCGCGTTTTGCCCACTATCTGAAGTGCATCGTGCGTGACAAGATCGGTACATTCAAAGAGCGTGACGAGATGCAGCGCTGGTTGAACGATTGGGTAATGAACTATGTTGACGGTGACCCAGCCAACTCTTCGTTAGACATCAAAGCTCGTCGTCCACTGGCGGCGGCAGAAGTGGTTGTCGAGGATGTGGAAGGTAACCCAGGCTATTACCAGGCGAAATTCTTCCTGCGGCCACACTTCCAGTTGGAAGGGCTGACGGTTTCTCTGCGTATGGTTGCTAAACTGCCATCAGTGAAAGACGTCGCTTAA
- the tssB gene encoding type VI secretion system contractile sheath small subunit, which yields MVSKNSSQKFIARNRAPRVQIEYDVEIYGSEKKVELPFVMGVMADLSGKPLEPLPSVADRHFLSIDIDNFDERMKAMRPRVAFAVPNTLTGEGQLMVDITFESMSDFSPDAVAKKVDSLSQLLDARTQLANLQTYMDGKAGAEELVMALLKDQSLLKALASAPKEAKAADTNVDQED from the coding sequence ATGGTCAGTAAAAATAGCTCGCAAAAGTTTATTGCGCGGAACCGAGCTCCTCGCGTGCAGATTGAGTACGATGTGGAAATCTACGGTTCCGAGAAAAAAGTTGAACTGCCATTCGTTATGGGCGTGATGGCTGATTTATCCGGTAAGCCGCTTGAGCCTCTCCCTTCGGTAGCCGACCGCCATTTCCTGAGTATCGACATCGATAACTTCGATGAGCGTATGAAGGCCATGCGTCCACGTGTCGCTTTTGCGGTGCCGAATACGCTGACCGGTGAAGGGCAGCTGATGGTCGACATCACCTTTGAAAGCATGAGTGATTTTTCGCCGGACGCTGTCGCGAAAAAGGTCGATTCCCTCTCGCAATTGCTGGATGCACGCACCCAGTTGGCAAATTTACAAACCTATATGGACGGTAAAGCCGGTGCAGAAGAGTTGGTGATGGCACTGCTCAAGGATCAATCCTTGCTGAAAGCACTGGCATCCGCGCCTAAAGAAGCCAAGGCTGCCGATACTAATGTGGATCAGGAAGACTAA
- the tssK gene encoding type VI secretion system baseplate subunit TssK — MRTNKVVWSEGLFLRPQLFQQQERYLEYYAHKRAATITPFFWGFAQYEVDNEALSYGKLVMRSGRGVLPDGTPFDMPGHAALPEPLTITPDHLGKLIYLAVPLRLDNSDETIFDEYDLSSLARFKAQEAELNDTNAIRQGPKPVQLAQLRLRLLSETEMTESWIGLPLTRVRAIQPDGSVLLHTEDYIPPVTGYAANDLLTEWLTHLNGLVKMRAEMLAQRLSNSDGKASASAEIVDYLLLQIFNKYEPILDHLRHIPELPPITLYQELAKFAGELSTFIRVKTRRPRPAPGYDHARLYPSIRPLVDDIHDLLNQILVRAGQMIPLEPRGNGVWSASMLPGELRSFSSLVLAVSAQLPMDVLQHQYAAQAKFSAPQQLHELVRSHLPGLEIHALPVPPRQIPYTAGYVYFELMKSEPFWDKIASTGAIATHVAGNFPGLKMELWGIRD; from the coding sequence GTGAGAACAAACAAAGTCGTCTGGAGTGAAGGCCTTTTTCTTCGTCCGCAACTTTTCCAGCAACAAGAACGCTATCTCGAGTATTACGCCCATAAGCGTGCTGCTACCATTACCCCTTTTTTCTGGGGATTTGCCCAATACGAAGTGGATAATGAAGCGTTATCGTACGGCAAACTGGTGATGCGCTCCGGCCGGGGTGTGTTGCCCGACGGTACGCCGTTTGATATGCCGGGCCATGCCGCCCTGCCAGAGCCGCTGACCATCACGCCAGATCACCTGGGAAAGTTGATTTATCTGGCTGTCCCGCTACGCTTAGATAACAGTGATGAAACGATTTTTGACGAGTATGACCTGAGTTCATTGGCGCGTTTCAAGGCGCAGGAAGCAGAACTCAATGATACCAACGCCATTCGTCAAGGGCCAAAACCGGTGCAACTGGCGCAGTTGCGCCTGCGATTGCTCTCGGAGACTGAGATGACCGAGTCCTGGATTGGTTTGCCATTAACGCGTGTGCGTGCGATACAACCGGATGGCAGCGTACTGCTGCACACCGAAGACTACATTCCGCCGGTCACGGGCTACGCGGCCAATGATTTGCTGACCGAATGGTTGACCCATCTAAATGGCTTGGTCAAGATGCGTGCCGAGATGCTGGCGCAGCGTCTGTCCAACAGCGACGGCAAAGCCAGCGCCAGTGCGGAAATTGTTGATTACCTGCTGCTGCAGATCTTCAATAAATACGAACCGATACTCGACCATTTACGGCATATTCCGGAACTGCCGCCGATCACGCTGTACCAGGAGTTGGCCAAATTTGCCGGTGAGCTGTCAACGTTCATTCGGGTCAAGACCCGCCGTCCGCGTCCGGCGCCCGGCTACGACCATGCGCGGCTGTACCCGTCGATCCGCCCGTTGGTGGATGATATCCACGATCTGCTCAACCAGATCCTGGTCCGTGCCGGTCAGATGATCCCGCTGGAGCCGCGTGGCAACGGCGTGTGGTCGGCTTCGATGCTCCCGGGTGAATTGCGCAGCTTCTCAAGCCTGGTATTGGCGGTGTCGGCGCAGTTACCGATGGATGTGTTGCAACATCAGTACGCAGCACAGGCCAAATTCAGTGCACCGCAGCAGTTGCACGAGCTGGTGCGTTCTCACCTGCCGGGATTGGAGATCCATGCGTTGCCGGTGCCACCGCGCCAAATCCCCTATACGGCAGGATACGTCTACTTCGAATTAATGAAGAGTGAACCTTTTTGGGACAAAATTGCCAGCACAGGGGCCATAGCCACACACGTGGCGGGTAACTTCCCTGGGTTGAAAATGGAGCTCTGGGGTATTAGAGACTGA